The following DNA comes from Picosynechococcus sp. PCC 7003.
TCTACTTCCAGCCATAGTTCCGTATCTGCCAAACGCAGGCGATCGCCCACCGTGGGGCCATAGGTTTCTGCATAGGCGCGGCGTGACATCCGGTAACTCATGGGGACTCCTTCTTGCGTTGAGGCTCAATTCTCAGTCCAGATTACCCCATCTCCCAAGCCCTGAACCGTAGCTGAGACAACTTGTTAGATCGGCGATATTTCATCCAGGCGACTCAGGATTTTAACTTTCATTGCCGGAGTGATGGCGGGGTTCTTTTTCCCTTGGAGAGACGCTACCTTAAACGAAAAAACAAGCAATGCACCCTCCATGGATTTAACCTGTCCGATTCCCTTACAAAATACGTCCCACGTGCTGTTGGCCCATGGCGGTGGCGGCAAACTAATGCAGGATCTCATCGACAAAATGTTTGCCATGGCCTTTGGGAAATCCTGCACGAGCCATGATGCGGCCCAGTTAACCATGCCAACCGGAGAATTGGCCTTGACGACGGATTCCTATGTGGTGCAGCCCCTCTTTTTTCCGGGGGGAGACATTGGCAAATTGGCAGTTTATGGCACGGTAAACGATTTGACGATGGCGGGGGCGCGACCCTTGTATCTGAGTGTGGGTTTTATTTTGGAAGAAGGTTTACCCTTAGAAACCCTCTGGCGGATTGTGATTTCGATGCAACAGGCGGCCCAGGCAGTTGGGATACAGATCGTCACGGGGGATACGAAGGTGGTGGAACGGGGAAAAGGGGACGGCATTTTTATTAATACGTCGGGTGTTGGGGTGATTGGATCGGGGCTTAAGATTCAACCAAAGGCGATCGCCCCTGGGGATGCGATTTTAGTCAGTGGGGACTTGGGCCGCCATGGGATTGCGATCATGGCCCAGCGGGAGGGTTTAGCCTTTGAAACGACCATTGAAAGTGATTGTGCGCCCTTGGTGAATCCGGTGCAGGATTTATTATCTGCGGGGATTGGGGTGCATTGTCTGCGGGATGTGACGCGGGGCGGACTGGCGGCGGTGTTGAATGAGTTGGCGATCGCCTCTGGTTTCAACATGGAAGTGATCGAGCGGGACATTCCGGTGCGGGAGGATGTGCGGGGGGCCTGTGAAATTTTGGGATTTGATCCGTTGTACGTGGCGAATGAGGGGCGATTTGTGGCGTTTGTGCCGCCCGATCAAGCGGACAAAAGTTTAGAAATTTTGCGATCGCACCAAGCCAACGCCCAGATCATCGGTCAAGTCACCACCCCCCTCTCGCCTGACGATATTGCCCCCGTCACCTTAAAAAACGCCTTTGGCATCGCGCGGATTTTAGACCGTTTAAGCGGTGAACAGTTGCCCCGTATTTGTTAGAAAATCATTAATAAAATGCGTCATATTCTTAATCTTAAATTAAGCAACAAAAAAATTGTTTTTCTAGGACATGGAAGCTCAACATTCAAGAATTGTTACATGATTTTTGGGAGAGAAAATTTCACCACTTAGGATGTAACTGTAAGCCAATGAATTTTTTGTAAAAATCTGTTGGGGTCAAGGGCAAAATCTTAAGATTTTCTATAAAAAAAGACCTCTTTGTCGTTTCATAAAAGGTTAGATTAGATTAATTTTGAGGCTTGTTTGCCTCTCCCTAGGCTGTTATTTCAACTATTTCAACGGGCGATCGCCCCCATTGTTTCTGCCGTAGTTTCAGGAAGTTACCATGCCCACAACCCATGCTGTCCCTGTCGATAAACGTTTTCGGGTGCTAGAAGTCACCATGAAGCGGAATCAGTATCGCCAAGATACGCTGATCGAGGTGTTGCATAAGGCGCAGGAGGTGTTTGGCTATCTCGAAGATGAGGTGCTGGAGTACGTGGCGCGGGGATTGAAACTGCCCCTCAGTCGGGTGTACGGGGTGGCGACGTTTTACCATTTGTTTTCGCTGAAACCGAAGGGGAAACATACTTGTGTCGTCTGTTTGGGGACGGCGTGCTACGTGAAAGGCTCCCAACAACTCCTCGACAAAATCGATGAAACCCTCCACATTAAGCCGGGGGAAACAACGCCGGATGATCAAATT
Coding sequences within:
- the hoxE gene encoding bidirectional hydrogenase complex protein HoxE, with translation MPTTHAVPVDKRFRVLEVTMKRNQYRQDTLIEVLHKAQEVFGYLEDEVLEYVARGLKLPLSRVYGVATFYHLFSLKPKGKHTCVVCLGTACYVKGSQQLLDKIDETLHIKPGETTPDDQISLVTARCIGACGIAPAVVYDDEVCGKQNADQVMARLKQLSEGS
- the hypE gene encoding hydrogenase expression/formation protein HypE: MDLTCPIPLQNTSHVLLAHGGGGKLMQDLIDKMFAMAFGKSCTSHDAAQLTMPTGELALTTDSYVVQPLFFPGGDIGKLAVYGTVNDLTMAGARPLYLSVGFILEEGLPLETLWRIVISMQQAAQAVGIQIVTGDTKVVERGKGDGIFINTSGVGVIGSGLKIQPKAIAPGDAILVSGDLGRHGIAIMAQREGLAFETTIESDCAPLVNPVQDLLSAGIGVHCLRDVTRGGLAAVLNELAIASGFNMEVIERDIPVREDVRGACEILGFDPLYVANEGRFVAFVPPDQADKSLEILRSHQANAQIIGQVTTPLSPDDIAPVTLKNAFGIARILDRLSGEQLPRIC